The sequence below is a genomic window from Gossypium hirsutum isolate 1008001.06 chromosome A11, Gossypium_hirsutum_v2.1, whole genome shotgun sequence.
TGGAGTTGTAAAGCAACACTTTTTGTCCTATTGAGAAATGCTTCTGGGATATTTTCTTGTCATGAAACAATTTTGTTTTGTCCCTATAGATACGAGCATTATCGTAGGCATTATTACGAATTTCCTCCAATTCTTGGATGTCTAATTTCCTTGCTCTTCCCACAGGTTCCAACTCCATGTTACATTGTTGTATAGCCCAGTAGGCCTTATGTTCCAATTGTACTAGAAGGTGGTAACCCTTGCCAAAAACAAGCTGATATGGGGTCATACCAATTGGTACCTTATATGCCATCCAATAAGCCCAAAGTGCGTCATTTAGCCGAAGACTCCAATCCTTTCGGATAGGCTTAACCATTTTCTCTAAAATGGTCTTGATTTCTAGGTTCGAGATTTCCACTTGATCGTTCGTTTGGGGGTGATAGGCTGTAGCAATACTGTGGTGAACTCCGTATTTTTTCATAAGTGCCTCCATAACTCTATTGTAATGACCTTATAGTTAGGGGTGTCAAAAAGTGCATTCCAAGGGCTCCATTCCCataaatcagactcgtaaatatttttaataaatatttacaaagttagctATGTAGTTAATTAGACTTTGGTTATGTGAATTTGTATTAATTAAGAATTattatagtataaggactaaatcgcgtgtagagtaaaagttgaattataagattaaaattaatagAGGGATTAAAGTAGTAATTACCCAGTTACCTTGTTTAGTGGACGGTATTAACGaagcatatatattatatgtaaacttattatatatattataataagttaaaagtatgtatatgtattatataatatataataaatgaaattatattaggTAGAAAGTAGAGAAATGTGAAAGAAGACatacaaataaaatagaaaataaacgaaagaaaaagaaaaaaaaaagaagaaaataaggaAGAACACACTGCCATAAGGGTTTCTAAGTTTcaacttcaattggttagtcaacttagcccattttcttataatttttatatttttgtaatcacGGTGTTAAGTACTACccaaaccatgttgaaattttagcattgattaagattttaaatgttgttaatgtttaatagttttagtattaggaaatggaaatggactaaattgtggaattaattgttgattttgaacaatagggactaaattgtaaaaaaataaaattagggagtcgaattggaaaagaggaagctaaatgtggtctagagtgaaattagtataaaaatatgaagttaattGTG
It includes:
- the LOC107957757 gene encoding uncharacterized protein — translated: MEALMKKYGVHHSIATAYHPQTNDQVEISNLEIKTILEKMVKPIRKDWSLRLNDALWAYWMAYKVPIGMTPYQLVFGKGYHLLVQLEHKAYWAIQQCNMELEPVGRARKLDIQELEEIRNNAYDNARIYRDKTKLFHDKKISQKHFSIGQKVLLYNSMLKLFLGKLRS